A genome region from Candidatus Zixiibacteriota bacterium includes the following:
- a CDS encoding biotin/lipoyl-containing protein, whose product MSWVIVECDGKRSRFAVVRTPRGVWVGWPGRGDLISGVDNHTNIAHRHDDVRAPMTGRVITVAAKAGARVAKGDLLVVLEAMKMEYRLTAPHDGIVEAVHCAEGELVDLGASLVTLTQSK is encoded by the coding sequence ATGAGCTGGGTCATCGTCGAGTGCGACGGCAAAAGAAGTCGCTTTGCCGTGGTGCGCACACCGCGCGGTGTCTGGGTCGGCTGGCCCGGCCGTGGCGATCTGATCTCCGGTGTCGACAACCATACGAACATTGCGCACCGGCACGATGACGTGCGCGCACCGATGACCGGACGGGTCATCACGGTCGCCGCCAAGGCCGGCGCCAGAGTCGCCAAGGGTGATTTGCTGGTCGTTCTCGAGGCGATGAAAATGGAATATCGGCTAACCGCCCCGCACGACGGCATTGTTGAGGCGGTTCACTGTGCCGAAGGAGAACTGGTCGACTTGGGCGCCTCACTCGTTACCTTGACACAATCGAAATGA
- a CDS encoding cyclase family protein — protein sequence MPQIIDISQKLETGIAVWPGDTAFETFWVMQMGKGDACNVGSVTMSLHTGTHADAPLHFLSDGGSPVDADLTPYIGDVYVLDCAGVRELDRRAIGKLGQRTVKRVLFKTGTASATRFGDDFASFTAEAARLLMDRGVILVGIDTPSVDRADSKTLDAHKVFASAGAAILENLSLGHVAEGHYELIALPLKLAGMDASPVRAILRRR from the coding sequence ATGCCGCAGATCATCGACATCTCACAGAAGCTGGAGACGGGGATCGCGGTCTGGCCCGGAGACACTGCTTTTGAGACCTTTTGGGTTATGCAGATGGGCAAAGGCGATGCCTGCAATGTCGGCAGCGTCACGATGAGTCTGCACACGGGGACTCATGCCGATGCGCCGTTGCACTTCTTATCTGACGGCGGATCGCCGGTCGATGCCGATCTGACGCCGTACATCGGCGATGTCTATGTGCTCGACTGCGCCGGAGTGCGGGAGCTCGACCGGCGTGCCATCGGGAAACTCGGTCAGCGCACAGTCAAGCGTGTGCTGTTTAAGACCGGCACGGCCAGTGCAACTCGATTCGGCGACGATTTCGCATCATTCACGGCCGAGGCCGCGAGACTGCTGATGGATCGCGGCGTGATCTTGGTTGGGATCGACACGCCCTCGGTCGATCGCGCGGACTCCAAAACTCTGGATGCGCACAAAGTCTTCGCGTCAGCGGGGGCTGCCATTCTCGAGAACTTGTCGCTGGGTCATGTCGCCGAAGGGCACTACGAACTGATCGCGCTGCCGCTGAAGCTGGCCGGAATGGATGCGTCGCCGGTGAGGGCGATCCTGCGCAGGCGGTAG
- a CDS encoding enoyl-CoA hydratase-related protein — protein MDAIRISREGPITTVTLDRPQVRNAFNETLIAELTGAFSSIDEHCRVVILTGNGNVFCAGADINWMKKSISDTQEQNARDADAMARMFRAIDECPKPVVGRINGHALGGGMGLVACCDVALAVDTALFGFTEVRLGIVPAVISPFALRAIGTRAARRYFLTGERFDAATAHDLGLVHAVAAAGALDTATEAITHALLKCGPNAVTVAKQLIREVPAMDAVTAHRHTVETTARARTSPEGQDGLGAFLEKRNPRWLSADTQ, from the coding sequence ATGGACGCCATTCGCATATCCCGGGAAGGACCGATCACGACGGTGACGCTGGACCGTCCCCAAGTGCGCAACGCCTTCAATGAAACCCTGATTGCGGAACTGACCGGGGCCTTCTCCTCGATTGACGAGCATTGTCGTGTGGTCATCCTGACCGGCAACGGTAACGTGTTCTGCGCCGGTGCCGACATCAACTGGATGAAGAAAAGCATCAGCGATACGCAGGAGCAAAACGCTCGCGATGCCGACGCGATGGCGCGCATGTTTCGCGCGATCGACGAGTGCCCGAAGCCGGTCGTGGGACGGATCAACGGCCACGCCCTGGGCGGCGGGATGGGATTGGTCGCCTGCTGCGACGTCGCCTTGGCAGTCGACACGGCACTCTTCGGATTCACCGAGGTGCGATTGGGTATCGTGCCCGCCGTGATTTCACCGTTTGCCCTGCGCGCGATCGGCACGCGCGCGGCGCGCCGCTACTTCCTGACCGGCGAGCGATTCGACGCCGCAACCGCACATGACCTGGGCCTGGTGCACGCGGTCGCCGCCGCCGGCGCTCTGGACACGGCAACGGAGGCGATCACACACGCTTTGCTCAAATGTGGTCCAAATGCGGTGACGGTGGCCAAGCAGCTAATCCGCGAAGTACCAGCGATGGACGCAGTAACGGCCCACCGGCACACCGTCGAAACGACGGCGCGGGCCCGGACCTCGCCGGAAGGACAGGACGGACTGGGCGCGTTTTTGGAAAAGCGCAATCCGCGCTGGCTCTCGGCCGACACCCAGTGA
- a CDS encoding carboxyl transferase domain-containing protein has product MDILRSAIDPRSEEFRNRDQHHRGLSQLLRDRLAQVRKGGSDSAIETQRKRGKLLARERIDKLLDPDTPFLELSALAAWDNYDGEVPSAGLVTGIGRVAGVECVIVANDASVKGGTYFPETIRKHIRAQEIALENRLPAVYLVDSGGVFLPLQADVFPDKEHFGRIFYNQAQMSSLGIPQLAVVLGLCTAGGAYVPAMSDENIIVKKQGTIYLAGPPLVKAATGEEVSTEELGGGEMHSRVSGVTDHLADDEAHALRMCRNMVENLNRTKRVDVDVRDPEDPRYPTAELYGILPADARHPYDVHEVIARLVDGSRFHEFKTGYGATLVCGFARWMGYPVGIVASNGVLFSESAVKGAHFVQLCAQRGTPLVFLQNITGFMVGKRYEQGGIAKDGAKMVQAVATAAVPRITVIIGASHGAGNYAMCGRGYKPRFLFTWPNARVSVMGADQAASVLVQIKREQLEREGKTLSDAEAAKIGDPVREKYEREGDPYYGTARLWDDGIIDPAETRQIVALALSASLNAPIPRTDAPVFRM; this is encoded by the coding sequence ATGGACATTCTCCGCAGCGCCATCGATCCACGTTCCGAGGAGTTTCGGAATCGGGATCAACATCATCGCGGCCTGTCACAATTGCTGCGCGACCGGCTTGCGCAGGTGCGCAAAGGCGGATCGGATTCCGCTATCGAAACGCAGCGCAAACGGGGCAAACTGCTGGCGCGCGAGCGCATCGACAAGCTGCTTGATCCGGACACGCCGTTTCTGGAACTCTCGGCACTGGCGGCATGGGACAACTACGACGGCGAGGTGCCGTCGGCCGGCCTTGTCACCGGAATCGGCCGTGTGGCTGGTGTTGAGTGCGTGATCGTGGCGAATGATGCCTCGGTCAAAGGAGGGACGTATTTCCCCGAGACCATCCGCAAGCACATCCGCGCGCAGGAAATCGCTCTCGAAAACCGTCTGCCGGCGGTCTATCTGGTCGACTCCGGCGGCGTCTTCCTGCCGTTGCAGGCGGATGTATTTCCCGATAAGGAGCACTTCGGACGGATCTTTTACAATCAGGCGCAGATGTCGTCACTGGGCATTCCGCAGTTGGCGGTCGTGCTCGGATTGTGCACGGCAGGCGGAGCGTATGTCCCGGCGATGTCCGATGAAAACATCATCGTCAAAAAGCAGGGCACGATCTACCTCGCCGGACCGCCATTGGTCAAAGCCGCCACCGGCGAAGAGGTGTCGACGGAGGAACTCGGCGGCGGCGAGATGCACTCGCGCGTCTCCGGCGTCACCGATCATCTGGCCGACGACGAAGCGCACGCCCTGCGCATGTGCCGCAATATGGTCGAGAATCTCAATCGCACCAAGCGAGTCGATGTGGATGTCCGTGACCCGGAGGACCCGCGCTACCCCACGGCCGAACTGTATGGCATCCTGCCCGCCGATGCGCGGCATCCGTATGATGTTCATGAGGTGATCGCCCGCCTCGTCGACGGCAGCCGCTTCCATGAATTCAAAACCGGATACGGAGCCACGCTGGTCTGCGGCTTTGCGCGCTGGATGGGATATCCCGTCGGGATCGTCGCCAGCAACGGCGTGCTCTTCAGCGAAAGCGCGGTCAAGGGCGCACACTTTGTTCAACTGTGCGCGCAACGCGGCACGCCGCTGGTCTTTCTGCAAAACATCACCGGCTTTATGGTCGGCAAACGCTACGAGCAGGGCGGCATCGCCAAAGACGGCGCCAAAATGGTGCAGGCAGTGGCAACCGCGGCGGTGCCGCGCATCACCGTGATCATCGGCGCATCACACGGCGCCGGCAACTACGCCATGTGCGGACGCGGCTACAAACCGCGATTCCTCTTCACATGGCCCAACGCGCGCGTGTCGGTGATGGGCGCCGATCAGGCCGCCAGCGTCCTGGTGCAAATCAAGCGCGAGCAACTCGAACGCGAAGGGAAGACGCTTTCCGATGCGGAAGCGGCGAAGATCGGCGATCCGGTCCGCGAGAAGTATGAACGTGAAGGCGATCCCTATTACGGCACCGCGCGGCTGTGGGATGACGGCATCATCGATCCCGCCGAGACGCGACAGATTGTCGCACTGGCGCTCTCGGCATCGCTGAATGCGCCGATTCCGCGAACCGACGCACCGGTCTTCCGCATGTAG
- a CDS encoding aminotransferase class V-fold PLP-dependent enzyme, giving the protein MPSGIAAVQRDLLSYRDEFDSVRNCRYLISNSLGAMPNRAAAALADYAAAWKSRGVRAWEETWWMMSRQVGDRIASLIGAAPDSVSMHPNVTSASATVLSCFDVAPPRNKVVMVEMEFPSLQYLYHEWLRDAGHVRIVPCPDGIAVPTEHLLEAIDETTLLVPISHVLFLSSAIVDAKAVIERAHRVGALVVLDTFHSAGVLPFDVTELGVDFAVGGCLKWLCGGPGACFLYVRPDLALDLKPRLTGWMSHDNPFAFAQPPLRRSQGAYRFINGTPNIPALYACGPGLEIAAEIGPTAIRRRSMEMTARLYDLARSHGWTVMTPEDPSARAGTVSIDIPDASPVAAELTARDFLVDYRPGAGIRIAPHFYTTDDDIDAVIAEIASMLSDRSYERQATHQRVVT; this is encoded by the coding sequence ATGCCATCCGGGATTGCCGCCGTGCAGCGAGATTTGCTGTCCTATCGCGACGAGTTTGACTCAGTCCGTAACTGCCGTTACCTGATTTCCAACTCTCTGGGTGCGATGCCGAATCGCGCGGCCGCGGCATTGGCGGATTATGCGGCTGCCTGGAAAAGTCGCGGTGTCCGGGCTTGGGAAGAGACATGGTGGATGATGTCCCGCCAGGTCGGGGACCGTATCGCATCGTTGATCGGCGCCGCCCCCGACAGCGTCTCGATGCATCCGAATGTCACCTCGGCGTCTGCGACCGTACTGTCGTGTTTCGATGTGGCTCCGCCGCGCAACAAAGTCGTGATGGTCGAGATGGAGTTTCCATCGCTGCAGTACCTCTATCACGAATGGCTGCGTGATGCGGGACACGTCCGGATCGTACCGTGCCCGGATGGGATTGCGGTCCCGACGGAACATCTGCTCGAGGCGATCGATGAGACGACGTTGCTTGTGCCGATCTCTCACGTGCTTTTTCTCTCATCGGCGATTGTCGATGCGAAAGCGGTCATCGAGCGCGCGCACCGTGTCGGCGCCCTGGTCGTGCTCGATACGTTCCATTCCGCAGGTGTCCTGCCGTTTGATGTGACCGAACTGGGTGTCGACTTCGCGGTCGGCGGCTGCCTGAAGTGGCTGTGCGGGGGACCGGGCGCATGCTTTCTCTACGTTCGACCCGACTTGGCGCTGGACCTCAAACCGCGCCTGACCGGATGGATGTCGCACGACAACCCGTTCGCGTTTGCCCAACCGCCGTTGCGGCGTTCACAGGGCGCCTATCGATTCATCAACGGCACGCCGAACATCCCGGCGCTGTACGCGTGCGGGCCGGGACTGGAGATTGCGGCCGAAATCGGTCCGACGGCGATTCGTCGGCGTTCGATGGAAATGACGGCGCGGCTCTACGATTTAGCCCGTTCACACGGCTGGACCGTGATGACGCCGGAGGATCCTTCAGCCCGGGCGGGGACCGTGTCGATCGATATCCCCGATGCATCTCCGGTCGCCGCGGAGTTGACGGCGCGCGACTTTCTGGTCGATTATCGGCCGGGGGCAGGGATCCGGATCGCGCCGCATTTCTACACCACCGATGACGACATCGATGCGGTCATCGCCGAAATCGCGTCGATGCTGTCTGATCGCAGCTATGAACGGCAAGCAACTCACCAGCGTGTGGTGACATAG
- a CDS encoding hydroxymethylglutaryl-CoA lyase, translating into MIRIVEVGPRDGLQNEPAIIVTADKVALVDALSPTGISEIEVSAFVSPKWIPQLADAEEVFAQITRNPRVTYSALVPNERGLDRALAATVDKIAVFTAASESFNQHNINASIAESLGRFKPVIARTRSNNIPVRGYISTAFWCPYEGKIKPGQTIDVAQRLLDLGVDELSIGDTIGMAQPDEVRALLNQLLTIVEPSSVAMHFHDTYGRAAANVLASYELGISSYDSSVAGIGGCPYAPGASGNIATETLISTLRSVGAEVAVDGAALNAASSIVRKILPIERHPKAAP; encoded by the coding sequence ATGATCCGCATCGTCGAGGTCGGGCCGCGCGACGGCCTGCAAAACGAACCGGCCATCATCGTGACGGCCGACAAGGTCGCGTTGGTCGATGCCTTGTCACCGACCGGAATCAGTGAGATCGAAGTGTCCGCTTTTGTATCGCCGAAGTGGATTCCGCAACTCGCGGACGCGGAAGAAGTGTTTGCACAGATCACGCGCAATCCCAGGGTGACATATTCGGCACTCGTTCCCAACGAACGCGGTCTGGACCGTGCATTGGCGGCAACAGTCGACAAGATTGCTGTCTTCACGGCGGCGAGCGAATCATTCAACCAACACAACATCAACGCCTCCATCGCAGAATCGCTCGGGCGCTTCAAGCCGGTCATAGCCCGCACCCGATCGAACAACATTCCGGTGCGCGGTTACATATCCACTGCGTTTTGGTGCCCGTACGAGGGGAAGATCAAACCGGGGCAGACAATCGATGTCGCGCAGCGCCTGCTCGATCTCGGTGTCGATGAGTTGTCGATCGGTGATACGATCGGGATGGCACAGCCGGACGAAGTCCGAGCCCTGCTGAATCAATTGTTGACGATCGTGGAGCCGTCAAGCGTCGCGATGCACTTCCACGACACGTATGGGCGCGCCGCCGCGAATGTGCTCGCGTCATACGAACTGGGCATTTCGTCGTACGATTCCAGTGTCGCCGGGATCGGCGGCTGTCCCTATGCCCCCGGAGCGTCGGGGAACATCGCGACCGAAACGCTCATTTCTACTTTGCGATCCGTCGGGGCGGAGGTTGCCGTCGATGGCGCAGCGCTGAACGCCGCCTCGAGCATCGTGCGAAAAATCCTTCCAATCGAGCGGCACCCGAAGGCGGCGCCGTGA
- a CDS encoding enoyl-CoA hydratase/isomerase family protein gives MDQLIKTSQREHTARLTLARSPLNVLNIAMLTEVNAYLETLIGRTDLCALVIDAEGKDFSAGVDIPEHRADTVESMLETFHHTFRLLHQLPMPTVCAIHGGCYGGAMELAIFCDITLAADELRIGVPEITLGVFPPLAVAHLAHIVGIKKAAELIYTGAAVDATEALRLGLVNHVYPAREFAAHVEQFLTRLTRLSAFSLRQVKAAFRRAVLSDFERALSESESVYLKGLMAGSDPSEGITAFGEKRKPVWKNQ, from the coding sequence TTGGATCAACTCATAAAAACGTCGCAGCGAGAGCACACAGCCCGTCTCACCCTCGCCCGGTCGCCGCTCAATGTGCTGAACATCGCCATGCTGACCGAGGTCAACGCATATCTGGAAACGTTGATCGGGCGCACCGACCTGTGCGCGCTGGTGATCGACGCCGAAGGGAAAGACTTCTCGGCGGGTGTCGACATTCCCGAGCACCGTGCGGACACCGTCGAATCGATGCTCGAGACATTTCACCACACATTTCGCCTCTTACACCAACTGCCGATGCCGACCGTGTGCGCGATCCACGGAGGCTGTTATGGCGGCGCGATGGAACTGGCGATCTTTTGCGACATCACACTCGCCGCCGATGAATTGAGGATTGGCGTGCCCGAGATCACGCTTGGCGTGTTTCCGCCGCTGGCGGTCGCGCACCTAGCGCACATTGTCGGAATCAAGAAGGCGGCAGAGTTGATTTACACCGGCGCCGCAGTCGATGCGACGGAGGCGCTGCGGCTGGGGCTTGTCAATCATGTCTATCCGGCGCGGGAGTTTGCCGCGCACGTCGAACAGTTTCTGACGCGGTTGACGCGTCTGTCGGCGTTCTCGCTGCGGCAGGTTAAGGCGGCATTTCGGCGCGCGGTGTTGTCCGATTTCGAGCGCGCGCTCAGCGAGTCTGAATCGGTCTATCTTAAGGGATTGATGGCCGGATCTGATCCGTCCGAGGGAATCACCGCATTCGGCGAGAAGCGCAAGCCGGTGTGGAAGAATCAGTAG
- a CDS encoding biotin carboxylase N-terminal domain-containing protein: MKILVANRGEIACRVMHTLRELGIASVAVCTRPDADAPHVWLADETVDLGEHDRYLNIDTIIGAAQSSGATAIHPGYGFLAESAQFARACREADITFIGPSPEAMEQLGDKRTAHVIAEKVGVPTVPGARDINTLDEARSASAHIGYPLLLKAAGGGGGKGMRLVSDAAEMESAFAGARHEAQSAFGDVRLLIEKYIHPARHIEVQILGDGKRVIALGERECSLQRRYQKVIEESPSPGIAQATRDALRDAAVRIATVAGYANAGTVEFLVGPDGQFYFLEVNTRLQVEHPVTEMLTGIDLVQEQIRIAHGEPLSDPPTARGHAIEARLYAEDPYNGYLPQSGGVLMLEWPSHPCVRIDTGIREGDTVHPFYDPLLAKLVAWGNTRKQATRRLRAGLLESVVLGIKTNQSFLLDILDSEFFAQGETFTSTLSGRQWTEPPPPDCLDDIVAKASTRTPAMSAGAGDVHSPWQSLGRFRMSQ, from the coding sequence GTGAAGATCCTCGTCGCCAACCGGGGCGAAATCGCCTGCCGGGTGATGCACACGTTGCGCGAATTGGGAATCGCATCGGTCGCGGTGTGCACGCGTCCCGATGCCGACGCGCCGCACGTGTGGCTCGCCGACGAGACGGTCGATTTGGGGGAGCACGACCGGTATCTGAACATCGACACGATCATCGGCGCGGCACAGTCGTCGGGTGCAACGGCGATTCATCCCGGATACGGCTTCCTCGCCGAGAGTGCCCAATTCGCGCGCGCGTGCCGTGAGGCCGACATCACTTTCATCGGGCCCTCACCGGAAGCAATGGAACAACTCGGCGACAAACGCACGGCACATGTCATTGCGGAAAAAGTCGGCGTCCCGACTGTCCCCGGAGCACGCGATATCAACACGCTTGACGAAGCCAGGTCGGCGTCCGCGCACATCGGCTATCCGTTGCTGCTGAAAGCAGCCGGCGGCGGTGGCGGCAAGGGAATGCGGCTGGTCAGTGACGCCGCCGAGATGGAATCGGCCTTCGCCGGCGCGCGGCACGAAGCGCAGTCGGCATTCGGCGATGTTCGATTGCTCATCGAGAAATATATCCATCCGGCGCGCCACATCGAAGTGCAGATTCTTGGCGACGGAAAACGCGTGATCGCCCTGGGCGAGCGCGAATGCAGTCTGCAGCGGCGGTATCAGAAAGTGATCGAGGAATCTCCATCGCCGGGAATCGCGCAGGCCACGCGCGACGCATTGCGCGATGCCGCTGTGCGCATCGCAACGGTCGCAGGATATGCCAATGCCGGCACAGTGGAGTTCCTCGTCGGTCCGGATGGGCAGTTCTACTTTTTGGAGGTCAACACGCGCCTGCAGGTCGAGCACCCGGTGACCGAAATGCTGACCGGAATAGACCTGGTGCAAGAGCAGATTCGCATCGCGCACGGAGAACCGCTCTCCGATCCGCCGACGGCGCGCGGACATGCGATCGAAGCGCGGCTCTACGCCGAAGATCCCTACAACGGCTACCTGCCGCAATCCGGCGGGGTGCTGATGCTGGAGTGGCCCTCGCATCCCTGCGTGCGCATCGATACCGGGATCCGTGAAGGCGACACGGTCCACCCATTCTATGACCCGCTGTTGGCCAAGCTCGTTGCATGGGGAAATACCCGCAAGCAGGCAACCCGGCGCCTGCGTGCCGGACTTCTGGAGTCCGTCGTTCTCGGCATCAAAACCAATCAGTCGTTCCTCCTCGACATTCTCGACAGCGAGTTCTTCGCACAGGGCGAAACTTTCACATCGACATTGTCCGGCCGACAATGGACTGAACCGCCACCGCCGGACTGCCTTGATGATATTGTGGCGAAAGCGTCAACACGAACGCCTGCAATGTCTGCCGGTGCCGGGGATGTTCACTCACCGTGGCAGAGTCTGGGTCGCTTCCGGATGAGCCAATGA